The Burkholderia sp. NRF60-BP8 genomic sequence GCGCGGATTCGCCGGTGATCGCCGATTCGTCGACCGACGCGACGCCGTCGAGCACCTCGCCGTCGGCCGGGATCACGTCGCCGGTCTCGACGAGCACGACGTCGCCTTTACGCAGGTCGGACGCGGTCGTGATGCGGATCGGCGACTTCGGATGCGGCTCGTTGAGCTTCTTCGCCATCACGTCCTTCTTCGCGCTGCGCAGCGACGCGGCCTGCGCCTTCGAGCGCCCTTCCGCGAGCGCTTCGGCGAAGTTCGCGAACAGCACCGTGAACCATAGCCACAGCGCGACCGCGAGGATGAAGCCCGCGGGCGCCTCGGCCTGGCCGGCGAGCGCCGCGATCCACAGGATCGTGGTCAGGATGCTGCCGACGTACACGCAGAACATCACCGGGTTGCGCAACTGCGTGCGCGGCGTGAGTTTCTTGAACGAATCCACGATCGCCGGGCGCAGCAGCGCCGGATCGAACATGGACCGTGTTGCGGAATGTTGAGTCATTGCGATCTCTTCAAGCTCTTCAGTCTTTTCAATGTGTCGCCATGCGGGCGCGCGTCACGCGCCCAGCCACATCATCAGGTGCTCGACGCCCGGGCCCAGCGCGAGCGCCGGCACGTAGGTCAGCGCACCCACCAGCAGCACGGTGCCGAGCAGCAGCACGACGAACAGCGGGCCGTGGGTCGGCAGCGTGCCGCTCGTCGCCGCGATGCGTTTCTTCGCGGCGAGCGAGCCGGCGATCGCCAGCACCGGCACGATCGTGCCGAAGCGGCCGAACCACATCGCGATCGCGGTCATCCAGTTGTAGAACGGCGTGCCGACCGTCAGGCCCGCGAACGCGCTGCCGTTGTTGTTCGCGGCCGAGCTGAACGCATAGAGGATTTCCGAGAAGCCGTGCGGGCCGGGGTTCGCGATGCCGGCCTTGCCCGCGTCCGCCAGCACCGCGATCGACGTACCGACCAGCACGAGCAGCGGCGTGAGCAGCACGACGATCGACACCATCTTCATCTCGTACGACTCGATCTTCTTGCCCACGTATTCCGGCGTGCGGCCGATCATCAGGCCGGCGACGAACACCGCGAGCAGCGCGAACACGAGCATCCCGTAGAGGCCGGAGCCGACCCCGCCGTAGATCACCTCGCCCAGTTGCATCAGCAGCATCGGCACGAGGCCGCCGACCGGCGTCAGCGAATCGTGCATCGCGTCGACCGCGCCGCACGACGCGGCCGTCGTCGCGACCGTGAAGATGCCGGTCTGCGCGATCCCGAAGCGCGTTTCCTTGCCTTCCATGTTGCCGCCCGGCTGCAGCGCGCTCGCCGACTGGTCGACGTGCAGCGCGACGAGCGTCGGGTTGCCGGCCTGCTCGGCGCTCACCTCGACGCCGGTCGCGACCGCGAACGCGACCGTCATCGCCGCGAGCACCGCGATACCCTGCCGCCGGTCGCCGATCATCCGGCCGAACACGAGGCACAGCGCGGCCGGGATGATCAGGATCGCGAAGATCTGCACGAAGTTCGCGAACGGCGTCGGGTTCTCGTACGGATGCGCGGAGTTCGCGTTGAAGAAGCCGCCGCCGTTGGTGCCGAGCATCTTGATCGCTTCCTGCGACGCGACGGGGCCCATCGCGAGCGTCTGCTTCGTCAACGGGGTCGGCACCGTGACCGCGTTGCCCTTGTCGTCCTTCACCGGGTTGCCCTGCGCGTCGAGCTTCGGCGCCGCATAGGTGCTCGCCTGCAGCACCGGCACGTCCTGGTACGCCTTCAGGTTCTGCAGCACGCCCTGGCTCATCAGCAGCGCGGCGACGAGCGCGGCCATCGGCACGAGCACGTACAGCGTCACGCGCGTCAGGTCGACCCAGAAGTTGCCGATGGTCTGCGCGGTGTGGCGCGCGAAGCCGCGGATCAGCGCGATCACGACGACGATGCCGGTCGCCGCCGACAGGAAGTTCTGCACGGTCAGGCCGAGCATCTGCGTCAGGTAGCTGACGGTCTGCTCGGGCGTGTAGTCCTGCCAGTTCGTGTTGGTGACGAAGCTGACGGCCGTGTTGAACGCGCCGTCGGCCGTCATCGCGCCGAACTGCTGCGGGTTGCCGGGCAGCAAGCCCTGCAGGCGCAGCAGCCCGTAGAGGAACAGCACGCCGAGCGCGTTGAACGCGATCGTCGCGACCGCGTATTGCTTCCAGTTCATCTCGGTGCCGGCGTCGACGCCCGCGACGCGGTACAGCACACGTTCGAGCGGCCCGAACACGCGCACGACGCGCGCGCTGCCGTCCAGCACCGCGGTCAGATAGCGCGCGACCGGCACGGCCGCCGCCAGCAGCACGACGATGAACAGCAGCGTCTGCAACAGGTTGTTCGCGTTCATTCGATGTCCTCCGCGCGCAGCAGCGCAAAGACGAGATACGCGAACAGCAGCGCGGTGGACGCGCCCGCCAGCCAAAGCATCCAGGTCATGCTCGCCCCCCGCGACCGTATTGCACGAGCTTCTCGCAACCGGCAACCAGACCGAGGATCAGCACGGTGAAAAGCACCAGGGCGCCGATGAATACCCCATCCATTTTTGTGTTCTCCGTCGTCGAAATCAGACGACTGGAACGTTATGGGAACGCACGTAAAGGGCGGGTCAAAGGTATCGGGGCGGATATAAAAAACGTGTAAACGCGAGGCGGGAGAAAAACTGAGGCGGGACGGGCGGCACCGCAGCGCCGCCCGCGAAGGCGCGTGCCGGCATGGCGCCGGCACGGAAAGGAACGGTCAGGGAACGAGAATCGTCGAGCCGGTGGTCTTGCGCGCTTCCAGATCCGCATGCGCGCGGCCGACTTCCGCGAGCGGATAGCGCTGGTTGATGCTCGTCTTCACCTTGCCCGACAGGATCACGTCGAACAGCTCGGCGGCCGCCGCTTCGAGATCGGCGCGCTTCGCGATGTACGAGAACAGCGTCGGCCGCGTGAAGAACAGCGAGCCGCGCGACGAGAACTCCTTCGAGTCGATCGGCGGCAGCGGGCCGGACGCGTTGCCGAAGCTGACGAAGTAGCCGAGCGGCGCGAGGCTGTCGAGCGAGCCGACATAGGTGTCCTTGCCGATCGAATCGTAGACGACCGGCACGCCCGCGCCGTGGGTGATCTCCTTCACGCGCTGCGTGAAGTTTTCGCGCGTGTAGACGACCGGGTGATCGCAGCCGTGCGCCTTCGCGAGTTCGGCCTTTTCGTCGGAGCCGACCGTGCCGATCACGGTCGCGCCGAGCGCCTTCGCCCACTGGCACACGAGCAGCCCGACGCCGCCGGCCGCCGCATGGATCAGGATCGTGTCGCCGGCCTTCACCGGGTACGTGCGACGCAGCAGATAATGCGCGGTCAGCCCCTGCAGCATCACCGACGCCGCATCGTCGTAGCCGATGCCGTCGGGCAGCTTCACGAGTTTCTCGGCCGGCAGCACGCGCTCCTGCGCATACGCGCCCGGCGGCTGCGCGACGTAGGCGACGCGATCGCCGACCTTCAGCGCGCTCACGCCGTCGCCGACGGCCGTCACTTCGCCGGCCGCCTCCATCCCGAGGCCCGCCGGCAGCGGCTGCGGATACAGGCCCGTGCGGAAATACACGTCGATGTAGTTGAGCCCGACCGCGTGCTGGCGGATACGTACCTCGCCGGCCTTCGGCGCGTCGACGTCGACATCGACCCACTTCATCACGTCCGGGCCGCCCGGCTGGTCGTATCGGATTGCTTTCGGCATCGTTTTGCTCCTCGTCTGTCTGTCGGTCAGGGAAATCCGGATCGCCGATGCGCGCGCCGCACCGATTCGTACGGAAGCCGGCAGGCGCGCATGGCGACGCACGATTCTCGCGCGTCGCCGCCGTCCGTGCATGGCCCTGCCGCCGGCAGGGACAATCGGCCGACGCCCGCGCCTAGCAAACGTCCTGCATGTTCCGCGCCAGATCGTCGAGCAGCATCCGCGCGGTCGCGACGTTGGTCGCGACCGGCACGTCGTGCACGTCGCAGGCGCGCACGAGCGCGGTGATGTCGGGGTCGTGCGGCTGCGCGGTCATCGGATCGCGCAGGAACACGACGATGTCGACGCGGCCGTCGGCCAGTTCCGCGCCGATCTGCAGGTCGCCGCCGAGCGGCCCCGACAGCTTGCGCTCGACGTCGAGCCCGTGCGCGGCGGCGATACGGCCGCCCGTCGTGCCCGTCGCGACCAGCCGGCATTGCGCGAGCGTGTCGCGATACTGGCCCGCGAGCGCGACGATCTCGTCCTTCTTCGCGTCGTGCGCAATCAATGCGATGCGGGGTTTGCTCATCTCCGTTTCCTTCGTCGTTCGGTTGTTCGGTCGTTGTGTCGTGGTCGTGAATCGCAAAGCGCGGGTCAGAACGTGCCCGGATACGCGCCGCCGTCGAGCAGCCAGTTCTGCCCGGTGATGTAGCCGGCGTGCACGCTGCACAGAAATGCGCAGGCCGCGCCGAATTCGGCGCGCGTGCCGAGGCGCCCGGCCGGGATGTCCCGGGTGCGCCGCGCACGCATCTCGTCGACCGTCACGCCCTGCGCCTTCGCCGATGCGGCGAGCGTCGTCGCGATCCGGTCGGTGTCGAACAGCCCCGGCAGCAGGTTGTTGATCGTCACGCCCTGCCCCGCGACCTTGCGCGACAGCCCCGCGACGAAGCCGGTCAGCCCCGAGCGCGCGCCGTTCGACAGCGCCAGCACGTCGATCGGCGCCTTCACGGCCGAACTCGTGATGTTGACGATCCGGCCGAAGCCGCGGCCGATCATCCCGTCGACGGTTGCCCGGATCAGCTCGATCGGCGTCAGCATGTTCGACTCGAGCGCGCGGATCCAGTCGTCGTGGGAGAAATCGCGGAAATCGCCGGGTGGCGGGCCGCCGGCATTCGTCACGAGAATGTCCGGCTGCGGGCACGCGGCGAGCGCGGCCGCGCGGCCGTCCGGCGTCGTGATGTCGCAGGCGACCGCCGTGACCGACACGTTCGCGCCGGCGCGGATCTCTTCCGCGGTTTCCTCCAGCGTGTCGCGCGTGCGCGCGACGATCACGAGGTTCACGCCCTCCGCGGCCAGCGCTTCCGCGCAGCCGCGCCCGAGGCCCTTGCTCGCCGCGCACACGAGCGCGGTCTTTCCTTCAATGCCGAGATCCATCGTCGCTTCCCTGGTGGCGCGCGTGCCGGCGCGGCCCCGCGTTGCCGCCGGCGGGCGGGCGAACGGGCGTGCGCGGCACGCGGATTGTCGTGAGACGTCGATAATATCCGGATCGCGTGGCGCGCCTTGGTAAAATTGCGGCCATCGGCGACGGCCGGCACGTGCCCGCCGCCGCCCCCGATCCCCTTTCGCCGCCAAGGCACCCCGTCATGAAACAGGACAGCCGTTTCCCGAACCTCTTCATCACCGATCACCCACTGATCCAGCACAAGCTCACGCACATGCGCGACAAGGACACGTCCACGCGCACGTTCCGCGAACTGCTGCGCGAGATCACGCTGCTGATGGGCTACGAGATCACCCGCAACCTGCCGATCACGACCAAGCGGGTCGAAACCCCGCTGGTGGCGGTCGACGCGCCGGTGATCGCGGGCAAGAAGCTCGCGATCGTGCCCGTGCTGCGCGCGGGCATCGGGATGTCGGACGGCCTGCTCGATCTCGTGCCGTCCGCCCGCGTCGGCCACATCGGCGTGTACCGCGCCGACGACCACCGTCCGGTCGAATACCTGGTGCGCCTGCCGGACCTGGAAGACCGCATCTTCATCCTGTGCGACCCGATGGTCGCGACCGGCTATTCGGCCGTGCACGCGGTCGACGTGCTCAAGCGCCGCAACGTGCCGGCCGCGAACATCATGTTCGTCGCGCTGGTCGCCGCGCCCGAGGGCGTGCAGGTGTTCCAGGACGCGCACCCCGACGTGAAGCTGTTCGTCGCGTCGCTCGATTCGCACCTGAACGAGCACGCGTACATCGTGCCGGGCCTGGGCGACGCCGGCGACCGCCTGTTCGGCACCAAGAACTGACCGAAGCGAGCGGCCGCGACGGCCGCCCTGGTCGTTCGGCCATGCGCGGCGGCCCCGAACCGGCGGTCGCCGCGTGATAAAATCACGCTCCACTCGACACGCGCGGCCCCGCGGCTTCATGCCCGCCGACACGGCCGCCGATTCAACGACACACTGCAACAATCGCCCGCGCTGCGCGCCCGGGCACGGAGAAAGGTATGGCTGGTCATTCGAAATGGGCCAACATCAAGCATAAGAAAGCGGCAGCCGACGCGAAGCGCGGCAAGATCTGGACCCGCCTGATCAAGGAAATCCAGGTCGCAGCGCGCCTCGGCGGCGGCGACGTCAACTCGAACCCGCGCCTGCGTCTCGCGGTCGACAAGGCAGCCGACGCGAACATGCCGAAGGACAACGTCAAGCGCGCGATCGACCGCGGCGTCGGCGGCGCGGACGGCGCGAACTACGAAGAGATCCGTTACGAAGGCTACGGCATCGGCGGCGCGGCGATCATCGTCGACACGCTGACCGACAACCGCACCCGCACGGTCGCGGAAGTCCGTCACGCATTCTCGAAGTTCGGCGGCAACATGGGCACCGACGGCTCGGTCGCGTTCATGTTCGATCACGTCGGCCAGTTCCTGTTCGCGCCCGGCACGTCGGAAGAAGCGTTGATGGAAGCGGCGCTCGAAGCCGGCGCGAACGACGTGACCCCGAACGACGACGGCTCGATCGAAGTGCTGTGCGACTGGCAGGCGTTCTCGGCGGTGAAGGACGCGCTCGAAGCCGCGGGCTTCAAGGCCGAACTCGCCGAAGTGACGATGAAGCCGCAGAACGAAGTCGAATTCACCGGCGACGACGCGGCGAAGATGCAGAAGCTCCTGGACGCGCTCGAGAACCTCGACGACGTGCAGGAGGTGTATACGAACGCCGTCATCGTCGAGGAATGAAATGCCGGCCGCCGCACCTGTCGCGGCGGCGGCCCGACCGATTCCGCGGCCGGCGCGCCTGAGCGTGCCGGCCGCCCTGTTTTCTAGTCTGCGGGGAATCCCATGAAACTACTCGTCGTCGGTTCCGGCGGCCGCGAACATGCGCTGGCGTGGAAGCTCGCGCAGTCGCCGCGCGTCCAGATGGTCTACGTCGCGCCCGGCAATGGCGGTACGGCGCAGGACGAGCGTCTGAAGAACGTCGACATCACGTCGCTCGACGAACTCGCCGATTTCGCGGAACGCGAAGGCGTCGCGTTCACGCTCGTCGGGCCGGAAGCACCGCTCGCGGCCGGCATCGTCAACCTGTTCCGCGCACGCGGCCTGAAGGTCTTCGGCCCGACCCGCGAAGCCGCGCAGCTCGAAAGCTCGAAGGATTTCGCGAAGGCGTTCATGAAGCGCCACGGCATCCCGACCGCCGACTACGAAACCTTCGCCGACGCGGCCGCTGCCCACGCGTACATCGACGCGAAGGGTGCGCCGATCGTCGTGAAGGCCGACGGCCTCGCGGCCGGCAAGGGCGTCGTCGTCGCGATGACGCTCGAAGAAGCGCATGCGGCCGTCGACATGATGCTGTCGGGCAACAAGCTGGGAGACGCCGGCGCGCGCGTCGTGATCGAGGAATTCCTCGACGGCGAGGAAGCGAGCTTCATCGTGATGGTCGACGGCAAGCACGCGCTGGCGCTGGCATCCAGCCAGGACCACAAGCGCCTGCTCGACGAGGATCGCGGCCCGAACACCGGCGGCATGGGCGCGTATTCGCCCGCGCCGATCGTCACGCCGCAGATGCACGCACGCGTGATGCGCGAAATCATCATGCCGACCGTGCGCGGGATGGAGAAGGACGGCATCCGCTTCACGGGCTTCCTGTACGCCGGCCTGATGATCGACAAGGACGGCAATCCGCGCACCCTCGAGTTCAACTGCCGGATGGGCGACCCGGAAACGCAGCCGATCATGGCGCGCCTGAAGAGCGATTTCTCGAAGGTCGTCGAACAGGCGATCGCGGGCACGCTCGATACGGTCGAGCTCGACTGGGATCGCCGCACCGCGCTCGGCGTCGTGCTGGCCGCGCACGGCTACCCGGACGCGCCGCGCAAGGGCGACCGCATCAACGGGATCCCGGCCGAGACCGAACAGGCCGTGACGTTCCATGCAGGCACGACGCTCGCCGACGGCGACAAGCTCGTGACGTCCGGCGGCCGCGTGCTGTGCGTGGTCGGCCTTGCCGATTCGGTGCGCGAAGCGCAGCAGCATGCGTACGACACGATCAACCAGATCAATTTCGAAGGCATGCAGTACCGCCGCGACATCGGCTTTCGCGCGCTCAACCGCAAGAGCGCGTGACGTCGCCATCGCCGCCCCGCGCCCGCGCGGCGGCGGCCCGTCTGCCGGGGTTCGATAGAATGCCCGGCAGACGCTTTTTTTACGGCCCTCGCTCAGCGCGGGGGCAGCCAGTCCAGACATGACCGATTCGACCTACGACGTGGCGCGTGTGCGCACGTACCTCCAGGGCCTGCAGACACGTATCGCCGACGCGCTCGGCGCGCTCGACGGCACGCCGCTCGCGACCGACACGTGGCAGCGCGGGCCGGCCGAACGCCTGCGCGGCGGCGGTTGCACGCGGATTCTCGAAGGCGGCCGCGTGTTCGAACGCGCGGGAATCGGCTTTTCCGACGTCGCGGGCGACGCGCTGCCGCCGTCGGCGAGCGCGGCGCGCCCGCAGCTCGCGGGCCGCGGCTTCGAGGCGCTCGGCGTGTCGCTCGTGCTGCACCCGCGCAATCCGTACTGCCCGACCGTGCACATGAACGTGCGGATGCTGATCGCGACGAAACCGGGCGAGGCGCCCGTGTTCTGGTTCGGCGGCGGCATGGATCTGACACCGGTTTACGGTTTCGAGGACGACGCGCGCCATTTCCACCAGACCTGCAAGGATGCGCTCGACCCGTTCGGCATCGAGCTCTACCCGCGCTTCAAGCAATGGTGCGACGAATATTTCTTCCTGAAGCACCGCAACGAGATGCGCGGCATCGGCGGGATCTTCTTCGACGATTTCTCGGAACCCGGTTTTGAACGCTCGTTTGACATGATGCAAAGCGTCGGCGATGCGTTCCTGCACGCTTATCTGCCGATCGTCGAGCGCCGCGCCGGGCTGCCGTACGGCGAGCGCGAACGCGACTTCCAGGCATACCGCCGCGGCCGCTACGTCGAATTCAACCTCGTGTTCGACCGCGGCACGCTGTTCGGCCTGCAAAGCGGCGGCCGGACCGAGTCGATCCTGATGTCGATGCCGCCGGTCGCGAACTGGCGCTACAACTGGCAGCCCGAGCCGGGTTCGCCCGAAGCGCGCCTGACTAGCGATTTCCTCGTGCCGCGCGACTGGGTTTGAGCCCGCGCGCCCCGCTGCCCCAACGAAAGGACGCGTTTCTGGACACCATCGCCCGCCCCGCCCCGCTGCCGCGCCGTATCGGCTTGCTGGGCGGTACTTTCGACCCGATCCACGACGGCCATCTCGCGCTCGCGCGCCGGTTCGCCGCGCTGCTCGACCTGACCGAACTCGTGTTGCTGCCCGCCGGGCAGCCGTACCAGAAGCGCGACGTATCGGCCGCCGAGCACCGGCTCGCGATGACGCGCGCCGCCGCCGGCACGCTGTCGATGCCGGGCGTGACCGTGACCGTCGCAACCGACGAGATCGAGCACGCCGGCCCGACCTACACGGTCGAGACGCTCGCGCGCTGGCGCGAGCGGATCGGCCCGGATGCGTCGCTGTCGCTGCTGATCGGCGCCGACCAGCTCGTGCGCCTCGATACGTGGCGCGACTGGCGCACGCTGTTCGACTACGCGCACATCGGCGTGTCGACGCGCCCGGGCTTCGAGCTCGACGCGGCGCCGCCGGACGTCGCGCGCGAAATCGCCGCGCGGCAGGCCGGCGCCGACGTGCTCAAGGCCACGCCGGCGGGCCGCCTGCTGATCGATACGACCCTTTCGTTCGACATCGCCGCGACCGACATCCGCGCGCACCTGCGCGAATGCATCGCACGCCATGCGCAAATGCCCGACGCGTCGGCCGAACATGTGCCGGCCGCCGTATGGGCCTATATTCTTCAACATCGCCTCTACCATTCCTGAATCCATGGATATTCGCAAACTGCAGCGCGTGATCGTCGACGCACTCGAAGACGTCAAGGCGCAAGACATCAAGGTGTTCAACACCAGCCACCTGACCGAACTGTTCGACCGCGTGGTCGTCGCCTCGGGCACCTCCAACCGCCAGACCAAGGCCCTCGCGTCGAACGTGCGCGACAAGGTCAAGGAAGCCGGCGGCGACGTCGTCAGCTCCGAAGGCGAGGACACCGGCGAATGGGTGCTGGTCGACTGCGGCGACGCGGTCGTGCACATCCTGCAACCGGCGCTGCGCCAGTACTACAACCTCGAGGAAATCTGGGGCGACAAGCCCGTGCGGATGAAGCTCGGCGGCGGCAAGGGCAACGGCTTCGCCACGGCGAGCGAAGACGACGAAGAAGAGGAAGAAGCGCCCGCACGCCCGGCGCGCAAGACGGCCGCCCGGCGCCGCTAAGCCGTCACGCGTCTCCCGATGAAGCTTTTCATCCTCGCGGTCGGCCACAAGATGCCGGGCTGGATCGCATCCGGCTTCGACGAATACACGAAGCGGATGCCGCCCGAACTGCGCATCGAGTTGCGCGAAATCAAGCCTGAACTGCGCTCGGGCGGCCGCAGCGCCGACAGCGTGATGGCGGCCGAGCGGCAGAAAATCGAGGCCGCGCTGCCGAAGGGCGCGCGCATCGTCGCGCTCGACGAGCGCGGCCGCGACTGGACCACGATGCAGCTCGCGCAGGCGCTGCCCGGCTGGCAGCAGGACGGCCGCGACGTCGCGTTCGTGATCGGCGGGGCCGACGGGCTCGATCCGGACCTGAAAGCGCGCGCCGACGTGCTGCTGCGCATCTCGAGCATGACGCTGCCGCACGGCATGGTGCGCGTGCTGCTCGCCGAACAGCTTTACCGGGCGTGGAGCATCACGCAGAATCATCCCTACCACCGCGCATGACGCGTCGTCCTCGAGACGCGCGCCGCGCGCGCTCAACGAGATAACGACACCATGCCGTCCAGCACGTCCCCCGCGCTTTTCCCGATCCTTTACCTCGCTTCGCAAAGCCCGCGCCGCCAGGAGCTGCTGCAGCAGATCGGCGTGCGCTTCGAGCTGCTGCTGCCGCGCCCCGACGAGGACGCCGAGGCGCTCGAGGCCGAACTGCCCGGCGAAACCGCCGACGCGTACGTGCGACGCGTGACCATCGCGAAGGCCGAGGCCGCGCGCTCGCGCCTCGTCGCGAGCGGCAAGCCGGCCGCGCCGGTGCTGGTGGCCGATACCACGGTGACGATCGACGGCGCGATCCTCGGCAAGCCGGCCGACGCCGACGATGCGCTCGCGATGCTCACCCGCCTCGCCGGCCGCGAGCACGCGGTGCTGACCGCCGTCGCCGTGATCGACGCCGGCGGCGCACTGCTGCCGCCCGCGCTGTCGCGCTCGTCGGTGCGCTTCGCGGCCGCGTCGCGCGATGCGTACGCGCGCTACGTCGAAACCGGCGAGCCGTTCGGCAAGGCCGGCGCGTACGCGATCCAGGGCCGCGCGGCCGAATTCATCGAGCGAATCGACGGATCCCATTCAGGTATCATGGGTCTGCCCCTTTTTGAGACTGCCGCGCTGCTGCGTACCGCACGCGTCGCCTTCTGAACCGCACCATGAACGAAGAAATCCTGATCAACCTCACGCCGCAGGAAACGCGCGTCGCACTCGTCCAGCAAGGCGCGGTGCAGGAGCTTCACGTCGAGCGCACGCTGTCGCGCGGGCGGGTCGGCAACATCTATCTCGGCAAGGTCGTGCGCGTGCTGCCCGGCATGCAGTCGGCGTTCATCGACATCGGCCTCGAGCGCGCGGCGTTCCTGCACGTCGCCGACATCTGGCATCCGCGCCTCGCGGGCGAGCCGCAGTCGGGCGCGCCGCACCAGCCGATCGAGAAGATCGTGTTCGAGGGGCAGACGCTGATGGTGCAGGTGATCAAGGATCCGATCGGCACCAAAGGCGCGCGGCTGTCGACGCAGGTCAGCATCGCGGGACGCACGCTCGTCTATCTGCCGCAGGAGCCGCATATCGGCATCTCGCAGAAGATCGAAAGCGAGGCCGAGCGCGAGGCCGTGCGCGCGCGCCTGACGGCCGTGATCCCGCCGGACGAGAAAGGCGGCTACATCGTGCGCACGATCGCCGAGGACGCCACCTCCGACGAGCTGGCCGGCGACGTCACCTACCTGCGCAAGACCTGGGCGACGATCGTCGCGCAAGCGCAGCGGCTGCCGGCGACGAGCCTGCTGTACCAGGACCTCGATCTCGCGCAGCGCGTGCTGCGCGATTTCGCGAACGACGACACGACGCGCATCCAGGTCGATTCGCGCGAGACGTACCAGCGCCTCGCTGAATTCGCGGGCGAGTTCACGCCGGCCGTGAGCCCGAAGCTGCATCACTACACGGGCGAGCGGCCGCTGTTCGACCTGTACAACATCGAGACGGAGATCCAGCGCGCGCTGTCGCGCCGCGTCGACCTGAAGTCGGGCGGCTATCTGATGATCGACCAGACCGAGGCGATGACGACGATCGACGTGAACACCGGCGGCTACGTCGGCGCGCGCAATTTCGACGACACGATCTTCAAGACCAACCTCGAGGCCGCGCACACGATCGCGCGACAGTTGCGGCTGCGCAACCTCGGCGGGATCATCATCATCGACTTCATCGACATGGAGAACGCCGAGCATCGCGACGCGGTGCTGTCCGAGCTGAAGAAGGCGCTGTCGCGCGACCGCACGCGCGTGACGGTCAACGGCTTCTCGCAGCTCGGGCTCGTCGAGATGACACGCAAG encodes the following:
- the kdpA gene encoding potassium-transporting ATPase subunit KdpA, whose product is MNANNLLQTLLFIVVLLAAAVPVARYLTAVLDGSARVVRVFGPLERVLYRVAGVDAGTEMNWKQYAVATIAFNALGVLFLYGLLRLQGLLPGNPQQFGAMTADGAFNTAVSFVTNTNWQDYTPEQTVSYLTQMLGLTVQNFLSAATGIVVVIALIRGFARHTAQTIGNFWVDLTRVTLYVLVPMAALVAALLMSQGVLQNLKAYQDVPVLQASTYAAPKLDAQGNPVKDDKGNAVTVPTPLTKQTLAMGPVASQEAIKMLGTNGGGFFNANSAHPYENPTPFANFVQIFAILIIPAALCLVFGRMIGDRRQGIAVLAAMTVAFAVATGVEVSAEQAGNPTLVALHVDQSASALQPGGNMEGKETRFGIAQTGIFTVATTAASCGAVDAMHDSLTPVGGLVPMLLMQLGEVIYGGVGSGLYGMLVFALLAVFVAGLMIGRTPEYVGKKIESYEMKMVSIVVLLTPLLVLVGTSIAVLADAGKAGIANPGPHGFSEILYAFSSAANNNGSAFAGLTVGTPFYNWMTAIAMWFGRFGTIVPVLAIAGSLAAKKRIAATSGTLPTHGPLFVVLLLGTVLLVGALTYVPALALGPGVEHLMMWLGA
- the kdpF gene encoding K(+)-transporting ATPase subunit F; the encoded protein is MTWMLWLAGASTALLFAYLVFALLRAEDIE
- a CDS encoding quinone oxidoreductase family protein, which codes for MPKAIRYDQPGGPDVMKWVDVDVDAPKAGEVRIRQHAVGLNYIDVYFRTGLYPQPLPAGLGMEAAGEVTAVGDGVSALKVGDRVAYVAQPPGAYAQERVLPAEKLVKLPDGIGYDDAASVMLQGLTAHYLLRRTYPVKAGDTILIHAAAGGVGLLVCQWAKALGATVIGTVGSDEKAELAKAHGCDHPVVYTRENFTQRVKEITHGAGVPVVYDSIGKDTYVGSLDSLAPLGYFVSFGNASGPLPPIDSKEFSSRGSLFFTRPTLFSYIAKRADLEAAAAELFDVILSGKVKTSINQRYPLAEVGRAHADLEARKTTGSTILVP
- a CDS encoding methylglyoxal synthase, which translates into the protein MSKPRIALIAHDAKKDEIVALAGQYRDTLAQCRLVATGTTGGRIAAAHGLDVERKLSGPLGGDLQIGAELADGRVDIVVFLRDPMTAQPHDPDITALVRACDVHDVPVATNVATARMLLDDLARNMQDVC
- a CDS encoding SDR family oxidoreductase, which produces MDLGIEGKTALVCAASKGLGRGCAEALAAEGVNLVIVARTRDTLEETAEEIRAGANVSVTAVACDITTPDGRAAALAACPQPDILVTNAGGPPPGDFRDFSHDDWIRALESNMLTPIELIRATVDGMIGRGFGRIVNITSSAVKAPIDVLALSNGARSGLTGFVAGLSRKVAGQGVTINNLLPGLFDTDRIATTLAASAKAQGVTVDEMRARRTRDIPAGRLGTRAEFGAACAFLCSVHAGYITGQNWLLDGGAYPGTF
- the upp gene encoding uracil phosphoribosyltransferase, which codes for MKQDSRFPNLFITDHPLIQHKLTHMRDKDTSTRTFRELLREITLLMGYEITRNLPITTKRVETPLVAVDAPVIAGKKLAIVPVLRAGIGMSDGLLDLVPSARVGHIGVYRADDHRPVEYLVRLPDLEDRIFILCDPMVATGYSAVHAVDVLKRRNVPAANIMFVALVAAPEGVQVFQDAHPDVKLFVASLDSHLNEHAYIVPGLGDAGDRLFGTKN
- a CDS encoding YebC/PmpR family DNA-binding transcriptional regulator; this translates as MAGHSKWANIKHKKAAADAKRGKIWTRLIKEIQVAARLGGGDVNSNPRLRLAVDKAADANMPKDNVKRAIDRGVGGADGANYEEIRYEGYGIGGAAIIVDTLTDNRTRTVAEVRHAFSKFGGNMGTDGSVAFMFDHVGQFLFAPGTSEEALMEAALEAGANDVTPNDDGSIEVLCDWQAFSAVKDALEAAGFKAELAEVTMKPQNEVEFTGDDAAKMQKLLDALENLDDVQEVYTNAVIVEE
- the purD gene encoding phosphoribosylamine--glycine ligase — translated: MKLLVVGSGGREHALAWKLAQSPRVQMVYVAPGNGGTAQDERLKNVDITSLDELADFAEREGVAFTLVGPEAPLAAGIVNLFRARGLKVFGPTREAAQLESSKDFAKAFMKRHGIPTADYETFADAAAAHAYIDAKGAPIVVKADGLAAGKGVVVAMTLEEAHAAVDMMLSGNKLGDAGARVVIEEFLDGEEASFIVMVDGKHALALASSQDHKRLLDEDRGPNTGGMGAYSPAPIVTPQMHARVMREIIMPTVRGMEKDGIRFTGFLYAGLMIDKDGNPRTLEFNCRMGDPETQPIMARLKSDFSKVVEQAIAGTLDTVELDWDRRTALGVVLAAHGYPDAPRKGDRINGIPAETEQAVTFHAGTTLADGDKLVTSGGRVLCVVGLADSVREAQQHAYDTINQINFEGMQYRRDIGFRALNRKSA
- the hemF gene encoding oxygen-dependent coproporphyrinogen oxidase, encoding MTDSTYDVARVRTYLQGLQTRIADALGALDGTPLATDTWQRGPAERLRGGGCTRILEGGRVFERAGIGFSDVAGDALPPSASAARPQLAGRGFEALGVSLVLHPRNPYCPTVHMNVRMLIATKPGEAPVFWFGGGMDLTPVYGFEDDARHFHQTCKDALDPFGIELYPRFKQWCDEYFFLKHRNEMRGIGGIFFDDFSEPGFERSFDMMQSVGDAFLHAYLPIVERRAGLPYGERERDFQAYRRGRYVEFNLVFDRGTLFGLQSGGRTESILMSMPPVANWRYNWQPEPGSPEARLTSDFLVPRDWV